In Halarcobacter bivalviorum, a genomic segment contains:
- a CDS encoding FAD-dependent oxidoreductase — MSTKHYQVAIIGGGISGAALFYEIARYTDAKSVCILEKYDDLATLNSKGTSNSQTIHVGDIETNYTLEKAKITKRTAKMIEKFCLQYGLQDKIMFAHQKMALGVGEKEVEFIKNRYEEFKELFPYLELWDKEKLRELEPLLVYADKERTKDRPEPILAMGTQSEYTTVDFGEMTKELVKAAKEQEDVETDVYFNARVDEIEKVGDKYKLTTTSGSVFTADFVVVNAGAHSLHLAHKMGYGKHMGSLSMAGSFYITNGTYLNGKVYMVQNPKLPFAALHGDPDILCDGKTRFGPTALALAVLERYKGGKSFFECLKTMNIGGDTIKIFWDLLKDSDIRNYVFRNFLFEVPGINKGLFVKDARKIVPSLSTEDIEYAKGFGGVRPQVLDKKEQKLMLGEASINPGGGILFNMTPSPGATSCLGNAERDIKIVAEYLNLTFDEDKFLDELTDKED, encoded by the coding sequence ATGAGTACAAAACATTATCAGGTTGCAATTATAGGTGGTGGTATCTCTGGTGCTGCACTTTTCTATGAAATCGCTAGATATACAGATGCAAAAAGTGTATGTATCTTAGAGAAATATGACGATTTAGCAACATTGAACTCTAAAGGAACAAGTAACTCTCAAACTATTCACGTTGGAGATATTGAAACAAACTATACTTTAGAAAAAGCTAAAATCACTAAAAGAACTGCAAAAATGATTGAGAAGTTCTGTTTACAGTATGGACTTCAAGATAAAATTATGTTTGCTCACCAAAAAATGGCTTTAGGTGTAGGTGAAAAAGAAGTTGAATTTATTAAAAATAGATATGAAGAATTCAAAGAATTATTCCCTTATTTAGAGTTATGGGACAAAGAAAAACTAAGAGAATTAGAGCCTTTATTAGTTTATGCTGATAAAGAAAGAACAAAAGATAGACCTGAACCAATTTTAGCAATGGGTACACAAAGTGAATATACAACTGTTGATTTTGGTGAAATGACAAAAGAATTAGTAAAAGCTGCAAAAGAGCAAGAAGATGTTGAAACTGACGTTTATTTCAACGCTAGAGTAGATGAGATTGAAAAAGTAGGTGATAAGTATAAACTTACAACAACAAGTGGTTCAGTATTTACTGCTGACTTCGTTGTAGTTAATGCTGGTGCTCACTCTCTACACCTTGCACACAAAATGGGATATGGAAAACATATGGGATCTTTATCTATGGCTGGGTCTTTCTATATTACAAATGGTACATATTTAAATGGTAAAGTTTATATGGTTCAAAATCCAAAACTTCCATTTGCTGCACTTCATGGAGATCCTGATATTCTTTGTGATGGAAAAACAAGATTTGGACCTACTGCTTTAGCATTAGCAGTTCTTGAAAGATATAAAGGTGGTAAATCTTTCTTCGAATGTTTAAAAACTATGAATATTGGTGGAGATACTATCAAGATTTTCTGGGATTTATTAAAAGATTCTGATATTAGAAACTATGTATTCAGAAACTTCTTATTTGAGGTTCCTGGTATCAACAAAGGTTTATTTGTTAAAGATGCAAGAAAAATCGTTCCTTCATTATCTACAGAAGATATTGAATATGCAAAAGGATTTGGTGGAGTTAGACCACAGGTTTTAGATAAAAAAGAGCAAAAACTAATGTTAGGTGAAGCTTCTATTAACCCAGGTGGAGGAATCTTATTTAATATGACTCCATCTCCAGGTGCTACATCTTGTTTAGGAAATGCAGAAAGAGATATTAAAATTGTTGCTGAGTATCTTAACTTAACATTTGATGAAGATAAGTTCTTAGATGAATTAACTGATAAAGAAGACTAA
- a CDS encoding CinA family protein encodes MIDFQNLLKTHKKTITTAESCTGGLIASKITEIAGSSNIFNGAVVTYSNEIKSQELNVKEETLNKFGAVSIQVVEEMLEGVIKKFNADYAIAVSGIAGPDGGTKNKPVGTVVIGIMGAKEGKDIEICHFSGSRNEVQIQAAEKSLKKISKFFQKTLDK; translated from the coding sequence ATGATAGATTTTCAAAATCTATTAAAAACCCACAAAAAAACAATCACAACAGCAGAGAGTTGCACAGGAGGATTAATTGCCTCAAAAATAACTGAGATTGCAGGATCATCAAATATATTCAATGGTGCAGTTGTTACTTACTCTAATGAAATAAAATCACAAGAATTAAATGTAAAAGAAGAGACTCTAAACAAATTTGGTGCTGTTAGTATTCAAGTTGTAGAAGAGATGTTAGAGGGTGTAATAAAAAAATTTAATGCTGATTATGCAATTGCAGTAAGTGGGATAGCAGGACCAGATGGTGGAACAAAAAACAAACCAGTAGGAACAGTAGTTATCGGTATTATGGGAGCTAAAGAAGGTAAAGATATCGAAATTTGTCACTTTTCAGGAAGTAGAAATGAAGTTCAAATTCAAGCGGCAGAGAAAAGTTTGAAAAAAATTTCGAAATTTTTTCAAAAAACCCTTGACAAATAA